The following proteins are encoded in a genomic region of Alnus glutinosa chromosome 8, dhAlnGlut1.1, whole genome shotgun sequence:
- the LOC133875689 gene encoding arabinogalactan O-methyltransferase 2 — protein MPPEVPHCRPLVTPLVQFSPPQNLPIDYKYCRGRKRMNITIKKLLPVLVLILSSFSIIRFLFITFTTSSSSTRLPTFSTIFQHIPSHEPGGSSTNHPKASANAITEKEFQLLSNLVAQKSPCNLLIFGLEPKYLHLSQINAGGTTIFLEDDISKLSTIKANSNSTRAYKVEYQMPGKEAYKLLKHVRQNPACEPSSGPLQASKCRLTLTNLPQEVYQQKWDVIVVDGPSGDAPEAAGRMATIYTASIIARAGNTTYVAIHDVHRMIEKWFSWELLCDENLISSKGKLWIFRIKGQLNSTTFCSARPVVIE, from the coding sequence ATGCCCCCAGAAGTGCCTCATTGCCGCCCTCTTGTAACTCCTCTGGTTCAATTTTCTCCTCCACAAAATCTACCAATTGATTACAAATATTGCCGAGGACGGAAAAGGATGAACATCACCATAAAGAAACTTCTCCCGGTACTCGTCCTGATTCTATCAAGCTTCTCCATCATCAGATTTCTTTTTATCACCTTCACTACTTCATCCAGTTCCACTAGGCTCCCAACTTTTTCCACTATTTTTCAGCACATTCCATCACATGAGCCGGGGGGCTCCTCAACAAATCATCCAAAAGCCTCTGCTAATGCCATCACAGAAAAGGAATTTCAACTCCTATCAAATCTTGTAGCTCAAAAATCCCCCTGCAACCTCCTTATTTTTGGGCTCGAACCCAAATACCTCCACCTCTCACAAATCAATGCAGGTGGCACCACCATCTTTCTAGAGGACGATATCAGCAAGCTAAGCACAATCAAAGCCAATTCAAACAGCACTCGAGCATACAAGGTTGAATACCAGATGCCTGGAAAAGAGGCTTACAAGCTGCTCAAGCATGTCAGGCAGAACCCGGCCTGTGAACCCAGCTCCGGGCCGCTTCAAGCATCGAAATGCAGGCTCACACTGACAAATTTACCACAAGAAGTATATCAGCAAAAATGGGATGTGATAGTGGTGGATGGACCGAGCGGAGATGCACCAGAAGCAGCAGGTAGGATGGCAACAATCTATACTGCTAGTATAATAGCAAGAGCTGGAAATACAACTTATGTAGCCATTCATGACGTCCATCGAATGATTGAAAAGTGGTTTTCTTGGGAGCTTCTGTGTGATGAGAACTTGATTTCTTCCAAAGGGAAACTATGGATTTTCAGGATCAAGGGTCAATTAAATTCTACAACATTTTGCTCTGCTAGACCTGTTGTGATAGAGTAG
- the LOC133875913 gene encoding uncharacterized protein LOC133875913 — translation MGRNTEEQVVSLAGSKEGDNKHSLFASIHKPPAENSKTSSLIVKKARTVIPAHIVAEAISTLHDLDLRWSGPITPTERLYVEQYVLAKYPQYAGLVEGEKIDLSSLCINEEPSEPMFDDRGKSPRGTFREPSTPSFGSRHPDLDRIQLEPSRLLDILTKKSTFPGSFISIPEIQARNKALKHCGLSDDDYLVLFTPSYQDAMKLVGESYPFIKGNFYMTIIGEEEEDCIREFATFKESKVISAPETWLDLRIKGSQLSHYFRRKCKHSPKGLFSYPVDVKGTRYSMHWVSEAHRNSWHVLLDATALVVGEDRLNLALHRPDFVLCSLDNTHANPSRITCLLVRKNSFDATTASSQANE, via the exons ATGGGAAGGAACACTGAAGAACAGGTTGTTTCACTTGCAGGATCAAAG GAAGGTGATAATAAACATTCCCTCTTTGCTTCTATACACAAACCACCTGCAGAAAATAGCAAAACAAGCAGTTTGATTGTTAAG AAAGCGCGTACCGTGATACCTGCTCACATCGTAGCTGAAGCCATATCAACATTGCACGATCTTGATCTCAGATGGTCAGGCCCGATCACGCCAACAGAAAGGCTATATGTTGAACAGTATGTTTTAGCAAAGTACCCGCAATATGCCGGGCTAGttgaaggagaaaagatagatcTCTCTAGCCTTTGCATCAATGAGGAGCCCTCAGAACCCATGTTTGATGATAGGGGGAAGTCCCCAAGAGGTACCTTCAGAGAGCCTTCCACACCCTCTTTTGGAAGCAGGCATCCTGACTTGGATAGGATCCAGTTGGAGCCATCAAGATTGCTTGATATTCTCACCAAGAAATCCACCTTTCCTGGAAGTTTTATCTCAATCCCCGAAATCCAAGCTCGGAACAAGGCTTTGAAGCACTGTGGATTATCTGATGATGACTACCTTGTTCTCTTCACTCCAAGCTACCAGGATGCCATGAAGTTAGTTGGGGAGAGCTACCCCTTCATCAAGGGAAACTTCTACATGACCATTAtcggggaagaagaagaagactgcATAAGGGAGTTTGCTACTTTCAAGGAATCCAAAGTCATATCAGCACCAGAGACTTGGCTGGATTTGAGGATCAAGGGATCACAGCTTAGTCATTATTTTAGGAGGAAGTGTAAACACAGCCCAAAAGGATTATTCTCTTATCCAGTCGATGTAAAAGGGACTCGTTATTCAATGCATTGGGTTTCAGAAGCCCATCGGAACTCGTGGCATGTTCTGCTTGATGCAACTGCACTGGTTGTAGGGGAGGATAGGTTGAATCTCGCACTACACCGGCCAGACTTTGTGTTGTGTAGTCTTGATAATACACATGCTAATCCTTCAAGGATCACTTGCCTCTTGGTCAGAAAGAACTCCTTTGACGCTACGACTGCTTCATCGCAGGCCAATGAGTGA